The nucleotide window TCGTACCTCAAGGTCTTCTGACATGCTGCTCAGCGTCGACTGGGACGCGTTCTCGGGGACCCGGGAACTCGTGTTCGACGCGCCCATCTGGGGTACCCGCGACCGCCCCCACGACCGCACCGACGCGTGGTGGACACGGGTGCTCCGGCGCGGCGGCACGTCCTGGGCCGCGCTGGAAGGCGATTACCCCCTGTACCCCGGCTGGGAGGCGCTCGGCCGCTACGCCGGGGTGCCGGCGTTCGTGGCCCTGAGCCACGCCGACGCGTGGGCGTGGCTGGAACGCTACCCCGGTCAGGACGTCCTGAACGTCGATTCGCACCACGACCTGGCGAGTTTCAGCGGCGATCCGCGGCGCGTGCGGCCCGGCAACTGGGCGGGCCTGGGACTGCACGCGGGCCTGATCCGCCACTACACCTGCGTGTACCCGGCGTGGCACGCGCACCTGCCCGTCGCGGAGGGCTTCGACCTGGCGCGCACCCGCGCGGAAGTGGGGCCGCTGCTCGCGCCGGACGTGCTGGAGCGCGCCGCCCTGCGCCGGCAGCTGCATCCAGACGCGGGCTGGCCGGACGCGGCGCAGGTCACGTCCGTGCTGCTGGTGCAGTCGCCGGCGTGGACGAGTCCCGCGCACGACGACACCTTCACGGATGTGGTGCGGGGGGTGGGAGCCACCCCGATCTCTGAACCCCTCGAACGTCACGTGCCGTATACCGTGGGTCATGCCACGTCTTACAATCGGAGCTGACCAGCCCACCGATTCCGCCCAGGAGACCCCGACGTGACCAGCACCAGCGACACCCACTCGACCCCCGTCGCCTTCCAGGTGGGTGTCTTCGCGCTCGTCCAGC belongs to Deinococcus metalli and includes:
- a CDS encoding arginase, which produces MLLSVDWDAFSGTRELVFDAPIWGTRDRPHDRTDAWWTRVLRRGGTSWAALEGDYPLYPGWEALGRYAGVPAFVALSHADAWAWLERYPGQDVLNVDSHHDLASFSGDPRRVRPGNWAGLGLHAGLIRHYTCVYPAWHAHLPVAEGFDLARTRAEVGPLLAPDVLERAALRRQLHPDAGWPDAAQVTSVLLVQSPAWTSPAHDDTFTDVVRGVGATPISEPLERHVPYTVGHATSYNRS